From a single Mesorhizobium shangrilense genomic region:
- a CDS encoding GcvT family protein encodes MTAKTIPTKARAVIIGGGVSGCSVAYHLAKLGWTDIVLLERKQLTSGTTWHAAGLIGQLRGSQNMTRLAKYSADLYVKLEAETEVGTGMRQVGSITVALTEERKHEIYRQASLARAFDVDVREISPNEVKQMYPHLNVSDVVGAVHLPLDGQCDPANIAMALAKGARQRGATIVENVKVTKVHTRDGRVTGVSWAQGEEQGTIEADIVVNCAGMWARELGAQNGVTIPLHACEHFYLVTEPIPGLSRLPVLRVPDECAYYKEDAGKMMLGAFEPVAKPWGMEGIREDFCFDQLPEDMDHFEPILEMGVNRMPMLATAGIHTFFNGPESFTPDDRYYLGEAPELSGYWMATGYNSIGIVSSGGAGMALAQWINDGEAPFDLWEVDIRRAQPFQKNRRYLKERVSETLGLLYADHFPYRQMATSRNVRRSPLHEHLKARGAVFGEVAGWERANWFAREGQEREYRYSWKRQNWFDNQREEHLAVRNKVGLFDMTSFGKIRVEGRDACAFLQRLCANDMDVAPGKIVYTQMLNQRGGIESDLTVSRLSQTAYFLVVPGATLQRDLAWLRKHLTDEFVVITDVTAAESVLCLMGPDARKLIQKVSPNDFSNEAHPFGTFQEIEIGMGLARAHRVTYVGELGWELYVSSDQTAHVFEAIEEAGADVGLKLCGLHTLDSCRIEKAFRHFGHDITDEDNVLEAGLGFAVKTAKGDFIGRDAVLKKKEAGLSRRLVQFRLKNPQPLLFHNEAILRDGKIVGPVTSGNYGHHLGGAVGLGYVPCEGESEADVLASSYEIEIAGERFAAEASLKPMYDPKSERTRM; translated from the coding sequence ATGACCGCCAAAACCATCCCTACCAAAGCAAGGGCCGTCATCATCGGCGGCGGCGTCTCCGGCTGCTCGGTCGCCTATCATCTGGCCAAGCTCGGCTGGACCGACATCGTGCTGCTTGAGCGCAAGCAGCTGACATCGGGCACGACATGGCACGCCGCCGGCCTGATCGGCCAGTTGCGCGGCTCGCAGAACATGACGCGGCTGGCGAAATATTCGGCCGACCTCTACGTCAAGCTTGAGGCCGAAACCGAAGTCGGCACCGGCATGCGCCAGGTCGGCTCGATCACCGTGGCGCTGACCGAGGAGCGCAAGCACGAGATCTACCGCCAGGCTTCGCTTGCCCGCGCCTTCGATGTCGACGTGCGCGAGATTTCACCCAATGAAGTCAAGCAGATGTACCCGCATCTCAATGTCTCCGATGTGGTCGGCGCCGTTCACCTGCCGCTCGACGGCCAGTGCGACCCCGCCAACATCGCCATGGCGCTGGCCAAAGGCGCCCGCCAGCGCGGCGCCACCATCGTCGAGAACGTGAAGGTGACCAAGGTCCACACCAGGGACGGCCGCGTCACCGGCGTATCCTGGGCGCAGGGCGAGGAACAGGGCACGATCGAGGCCGACATCGTCGTCAACTGTGCCGGCATGTGGGCGCGCGAACTGGGTGCGCAGAACGGCGTCACCATCCCGCTGCACGCCTGCGAACACTTCTATCTCGTCACCGAGCCCATCCCCGGCCTCAGCCGGCTGCCGGTGCTGCGCGTTCCCGACGAATGCGCCTACTACAAGGAAGACGCCGGCAAGATGATGCTGGGCGCCTTCGAGCCGGTGGCCAAGCCATGGGGCATGGAAGGGATTCGCGAGGATTTCTGCTTCGACCAGTTGCCGGAGGACATGGACCATTTCGAGCCGATCCTCGAAATGGGCGTCAACCGCATGCCGATGCTGGCGACCGCCGGCATCCACACCTTCTTCAACGGCCCGGAGAGTTTCACGCCCGACGACCGCTACTATCTCGGCGAAGCGCCGGAGCTTTCTGGCTATTGGATGGCGACCGGCTACAATTCGATCGGCATCGTCTCTTCCGGCGGCGCCGGCATGGCGCTGGCGCAGTGGATCAACGATGGCGAAGCGCCCTTCGACCTGTGGGAAGTCGACATCCGCCGCGCCCAGCCGTTCCAGAAGAACCGCCGCTACCTGAAGGAACGCGTCTCGGAAACGCTCGGCCTGCTCTATGCCGACCATTTCCCCTATCGCCAGATGGCGACCTCACGCAACGTTCGCCGTTCGCCGCTGCATGAGCATCTCAAGGCACGCGGCGCCGTGTTCGGCGAAGTCGCCGGCTGGGAGCGTGCCAACTGGTTCGCCCGTGAAGGGCAAGAGCGCGAATACCGCTATTCCTGGAAGCGCCAAAACTGGTTCGACAACCAGCGCGAGGAACATCTGGCGGTCCGCAACAAGGTCGGTCTGTTCGACATGACCTCGTTCGGCAAGATCCGCGTCGAGGGCCGCGACGCTTGCGCTTTCCTGCAAAGGCTGTGCGCCAATGACATGGACGTCGCACCGGGCAAGATCGTCTACACGCAGATGCTCAACCAGCGCGGCGGCATCGAGAGCGACCTCACCGTCTCGCGCCTGTCACAAACCGCCTACTTTCTCGTCGTCCCCGGCGCCACGCTGCAGCGCGATCTGGCCTGGCTGCGCAAGCATCTGACCGACGAATTCGTCGTCATCACCGACGTGACGGCCGCCGAAAGCGTGCTCTGCCTGATGGGGCCGGACGCCCGCAAACTCATCCAGAAGGTGAGCCCGAACGATTTCTCCAACGAAGCCCACCCATTCGGCACGTTCCAGGAGATCGAGATCGGCATGGGCCTGGCTCGCGCCCACCGCGTCACCTATGTCGGCGAACTCGGTTGGGAGCTCTATGTCTCGAGCGACCAGACAGCCCATGTCTTCGAGGCAATCGAGGAGGCCGGCGCCGATGTCGGCCTGAAACTCTGCGGCCTGCACACGCTGGATTCCTGCCGCATCGAAAAGGCCTTCCGGCATTTCGGCCACGACATCACCGACGAGGACAATGTCTTGGAAGCCGGCCTTGGTTTCGCGGTGAAGACCGCCAAGGGCGACTTCATCGGCCGCGACGCTGTGTTGAAGAAGAAGGAAGCTGGCCTGTCACGCCGTCTCGTGCAGTTCCGGCTGAAGAACCCGCAGCCCCTGCTCTTCCATAACGAGGCGATTCTGCGCGACGGCAAGATCGTCGGCCCGGTCACGTCAGGCAATTATGGCCATCATCTCGGCGGCGCCGTCGGGCTTGGCTATGTGCCGTGTGAGGGCGAAAGCGAGGCGGATGTGCTGGCCTCATCCTACGAGATCGAGATCGCCGGTGAACGTTTTGCGGCCGAAGCGTCGCTGAAGCCGATGTATGACCCGAAATCAGAGCGGACAAGGATGTAG
- a CDS encoding pyridoxal phosphate-dependent aminotransferase: protein MPRPSSRISGIVPSGKDGWEVHSAAWARKEAGEDIIMLSVGDHDFDTPSETIEACVTAVRGSHHHYTPLPGLPRLRKAMAAASSACTGVETTPNQVIATPGGQAALYASVQAVLDQGDHAIVVAPYYATYPNTFSAAGASFTVVETPAEDGFQPRADMIRAALRPNTRAILINTPNNPTGAVYSPERLEQLAEICREHDLWLLSDEVYWTLGGGEHVSPRSLPGMAERTLVINSMSKSHGMTGWRMGWLTGPEEMITLLTNLNLVTTYGLPAFISIACAEALENRYGVKEIAERYAARRTVFLDAVSGMNDVTVRGSEGGMYVMLDISDIEPDDEKFAFAFLDRENVGVMPGSSFGEAAAGHIRISLCQPEPVLQEAALRLRRFVSSYRREAA, encoded by the coding sequence ATGCCTAGGCCATCATCGCGTATTTCCGGCATCGTGCCCTCGGGCAAGGATGGCTGGGAAGTCCATTCGGCCGCCTGGGCCCGCAAGGAAGCCGGCGAGGACATCATCATGCTGTCGGTCGGCGACCATGACTTCGACACGCCTTCGGAAACAATCGAAGCCTGTGTTACAGCGGTTCGCGGCAGCCACCACCACTACACCCCGCTTCCCGGCCTGCCGCGCCTGCGCAAGGCGATGGCGGCAGCCTCGAGCGCCTGCACTGGCGTCGAGACGACACCGAACCAGGTCATCGCCACGCCGGGCGGCCAGGCGGCACTCTACGCATCCGTGCAGGCCGTGCTTGACCAGGGCGATCATGCCATCGTGGTTGCCCCGTACTACGCGACCTACCCCAACACGTTCAGCGCCGCCGGCGCCAGTTTCACCGTGGTCGAAACGCCGGCGGAAGATGGTTTTCAGCCACGCGCGGACATGATCCGCGCGGCACTTCGGCCGAACACCCGCGCCATCCTGATCAACACGCCGAACAACCCGACCGGTGCAGTCTATTCCCCCGAGCGTCTGGAACAGCTGGCCGAGATTTGCAGGGAGCATGACCTCTGGCTGCTCTCCGACGAGGTCTACTGGACACTGGGCGGCGGCGAGCATGTCTCGCCGCGCTCGCTGCCCGGCATGGCCGAGCGCACGCTGGTGATCAACTCCATGTCCAAGAGCCACGGCATGACCGGTTGGCGCATGGGCTGGCTGACCGGTCCGGAGGAGATGATCACGCTGTTGACCAATCTCAATCTGGTGACGACCTACGGCCTGCCGGCCTTCATCTCGATCGCCTGCGCGGAGGCGCTTGAGAACCGCTATGGCGTCAAGGAAATCGCCGAGCGGTACGCGGCGCGGCGCACCGTCTTCCTCGATGCTGTCAGCGGCATGAACGATGTCACCGTGCGCGGCTCCGAGGGCGGCATGTATGTCATGCTCGACATATCGGACATCGAACCGGACGACGAGAAATTCGCCTTCGCCTTCCTCGACAGGGAGAATGTCGGCGTGATGCCCGGCTCCAGCTTCGGCGAAGCCGCCGCCGGCCATATCCGCATCAGCCTCTGCCAGCCCGAGCCCGTTCTGCAGGAAGCAGCACTCCGGCTGCGCCGTTTTGTTTCCAGCTATCGCCGAGAGGCCGCATGA
- a CDS encoding homocysteine S-methyltransferase family protein has translation MKSVVLTDGGMGQELVRRSRSEPTPLWSARVLIDEPDLVRDLHAEFIRAGARVITINTYSATPERLAREGAEDLFKPLQKRGIELARQACEQAGEATIAGCLSPLFGSYAQALTISFQDTLDIYRRIVAEQADGVDLFLCETMASAEEARAAVTAASESGKPVWVSWTLADHGKPCLRSGETIAAAANALDGLPVAARLVNCCRPEAVSAALSELIDLGGPVGAYANGFTSIDALKHGGTVDVLHARHDLDPEAYADQAMGWVETGAGIVGGCCEVGPAHIAALRERLDTAGYDISGGIHA, from the coding sequence ATGAAGTCGGTCGTCCTCACAGACGGCGGCATGGGACAGGAACTGGTGCGCCGCAGCCGCTCCGAACCGACGCCGCTGTGGTCGGCCAGGGTGCTGATCGACGAACCGGATCTGGTGCGCGACCTGCATGCGGAGTTCATCCGAGCCGGCGCCCGCGTCATCACCATCAACACCTATTCCGCGACACCGGAGCGCCTGGCGCGTGAGGGCGCGGAGGACCTGTTCAAGCCATTGCAGAAGCGCGGTATCGAACTTGCAAGGCAGGCTTGCGAACAAGCCGGCGAGGCAACCATTGCCGGCTGCCTGTCGCCGCTTTTCGGCAGCTATGCGCAGGCACTGACCATCTCATTCCAGGACACGCTCGACATCTACCGCCGCATCGTCGCCGAGCAGGCCGATGGCGTCGACCTGTTCCTGTGCGAGACCATGGCGTCCGCCGAGGAGGCACGCGCGGCTGTCACGGCGGCATCGGAAAGCGGCAAGCCGGTATGGGTGTCCTGGACGTTGGCCGACCACGGCAAGCCGTGCCTGCGCAGCGGCGAGACGATTGCTGCGGCTGCAAACGCGCTCGACGGCCTGCCGGTCGCCGCACGGCTGGTCAATTGCTGCCGGCCCGAAGCGGTCAGCGCGGCGCTATCCGAACTCATCGACCTCGGCGGGCCGGTCGGTGCCTACGCCAACGGCTTCACCTCGATCGACGCACTGAAGCATGGCGGCACCGTGGATGTGCTGCACGCCCGCCATGACCTTGATCCAGAAGCCTATGCCGACCAGGCCATGGGCTGGGTGGAGACCGGCGCCGGCATCGTCGGCGGCTGCTGCGAAGTCGGACCGGCGCATATCGCCGCTCTGCGGGAACGGCTCGACACGGCCGGCTATGACATTTCGGGAGGTATACATGCCTAG